The following coding sequences lie in one Corynebacterium humireducens NBRC 106098 = DSM 45392 genomic window:
- the tal gene encoding transaldolase, with protein sequence MTHIDELAALGTSTWLDDLSRDRITSGNLAELIESKSIVGVTTNPAIFAAAMSKGDSYDAQIAELKESGAAVDEAVYAMSVDDVRDACDILLPVYERTGGQDGRVSIEVDPRISADRAATIAQARELWNKVDRPNVMIKIPATPESIPAITDALAEGISVNVTLIFSVARYREVIAAYREGIQQAAEKGLDVSQIHSVASFFVSRLDVEIDRRLEEIGTEEALALRGKAGIANARRAYAVFQEIGRKDLPEGANVQRPLWASTGVKNPDYPATLYVTELAGPETVNTMPEPTIDAVLEQGGLHGDTLSGTADDAQAVFEQLVQVGIDMEDVFAVLEREGVEKFVSSWSELLDSMESRLR encoded by the coding sequence ATGACCCACATCGACGAGCTCGCCGCGCTGGGTACCTCCACCTGGCTCGATGACCTGTCCCGTGACCGCATCACCTCCGGCAACCTGGCCGAACTGATCGAGTCCAAGTCCATCGTCGGCGTCACCACCAACCCGGCGATCTTCGCCGCCGCCATGAGCAAGGGCGACTCCTACGACGCCCAGATCGCCGAGCTCAAGGAGTCCGGCGCCGCCGTGGACGAGGCCGTCTACGCCATGTCCGTCGACGACGTCCGCGACGCCTGCGACATCCTCCTGCCTGTCTACGAGCGCACCGGTGGGCAGGACGGCCGCGTGTCCATCGAGGTGGACCCGCGCATCTCCGCGGACCGCGCCGCCACCATCGCGCAGGCCCGCGAGCTGTGGAACAAGGTCGACCGCCCCAACGTGATGATCAAGATCCCGGCCACCCCGGAGTCCATCCCGGCGATCACCGACGCCCTGGCGGAGGGCATCTCCGTCAACGTCACCCTCATCTTCTCGGTCGCGCGCTACCGCGAGGTCATCGCCGCGTACCGCGAGGGCATCCAGCAGGCCGCCGAGAAGGGGCTCGACGTGTCGCAGATCCACTCGGTCGCGTCCTTCTTCGTCTCGCGTCTCGACGTCGAGATCGACCGCCGTCTCGAGGAGATCGGCACCGAGGAGGCGCTGGCGCTGCGCGGCAAGGCGGGCATCGCCAACGCCCGGCGTGCCTACGCGGTGTTCCAGGAGATCGGCCGGAAGGATCTGCCGGAGGGCGCCAACGTGCAGCGTCCGCTGTGGGCCTCCACCGGCGTGAAGAACCCGGACTACCCGGCGACCCTCTACGTCACCGAGCTGGCCGGCCCGGAGACCGTCAACACCATGCCGGAGCCGACCATCGACGCCGTGCTCGAGCAGGGTGGCCTCCACGGCGACACCCTGAGCGGCACCGCGGACGACGCGCAGGCCGTCTTCGAGCAGCTGGTGCAGGTCGGCATCGACATGGAGGACGTCTTCGCGGTGCTGGAGCGCGAGGGCGTCGAGAAGTTCGTGTCCTCCTGGTCCGAGCTGCTCGACTCCATGGAGTCCCGACTGCGCTAG
- the zwf gene encoding glucose-6-phosphate dehydrogenase, translating to MPLPVTGTDAWINPLRNTVDKRLPRIAGPSGMVIFGVTGDLARKKLLPAIYDLANRGLLPAGFTLIGFGRRPWSKPEFEEYVREAVESGARTEFREHVWERLAEGMHFVEGNFDDEGFDRLAATLAEMDTSRGTAGNWAFYLSVPPDFFTAVCHQLERSGLAEAGEESWRRVIIEKPFGHDQDTARELNRVVNAVFPEESVFRIDHYLGKETVQNILALRFANQLFDPIWNAHYVDHVQITMAEDIGLGGRAGYYDGIGAARDVMQNHLLQLLALVAMEEPIAFDPAELQAEKVKVLRATNPVFPLNKTTARGQYAAGWQGSHKVRGLREEEGFDPDSTTETYAACTLEINSRRWAGVPFYLRTGKRLGRRVTEIALVFKEAPHQPFLEGQTSSLGQNAIVIRVQPDEGVLMRFGSKVPGSAMEVRDVNMDFSYAEAFTEASPEAYERLILDALLDESSLFPTNEEVELSWAILDPILEFWAEKGQPEEYESGTWGPASADRMLERTGRAWRRP from the coding sequence ATGCCCCTCCCCGTGACCGGCACCGACGCCTGGATCAACCCGCTGCGGAACACCGTCGACAAGCGGCTGCCCCGCATCGCCGGCCCCTCCGGCATGGTGATCTTCGGCGTGACCGGTGACCTGGCCCGCAAGAAGCTGCTCCCGGCCATCTACGACCTGGCCAACCGTGGCCTCCTGCCGGCCGGTTTCACCCTCATCGGTTTCGGCCGTCGTCCCTGGAGCAAACCCGAGTTCGAGGAGTACGTGCGGGAGGCCGTCGAGAGCGGCGCCCGCACCGAGTTCCGCGAACACGTGTGGGAGCGGCTGGCCGAGGGCATGCACTTCGTCGAGGGCAACTTCGACGACGAGGGCTTCGACCGCCTCGCCGCCACCCTCGCCGAGATGGACACCTCCCGCGGCACGGCGGGCAACTGGGCCTTCTACCTGTCGGTCCCGCCGGACTTCTTCACCGCCGTCTGCCACCAGCTGGAGCGCTCCGGCCTGGCGGAGGCCGGTGAGGAGTCGTGGCGTCGCGTGATCATCGAGAAGCCCTTCGGCCACGACCAGGACACGGCCCGGGAGCTCAACCGGGTGGTCAACGCCGTCTTCCCGGAGGAGTCGGTGTTCCGCATCGACCACTACCTGGGCAAGGAGACGGTGCAGAACATCCTGGCGCTGCGCTTCGCCAACCAGCTCTTCGACCCGATCTGGAACGCGCACTACGTCGACCACGTGCAGATCACCATGGCCGAGGACATCGGTCTCGGTGGTCGGGCCGGCTACTACGACGGCATCGGCGCCGCCCGCGACGTCATGCAGAACCACCTCCTCCAGCTCCTGGCGCTGGTGGCCATGGAGGAGCCCATCGCCTTCGACCCGGCTGAGCTGCAGGCGGAGAAGGTCAAGGTCCTGCGCGCGACCAACCCCGTCTTCCCGCTGAACAAGACCACCGCCCGTGGCCAGTACGCGGCGGGCTGGCAGGGCTCGCACAAGGTGCGTGGCCTGCGTGAGGAGGAGGGTTTCGACCCGGACTCCACCACGGAGACCTACGCCGCCTGCACCCTGGAGATCAACTCCCGCCGCTGGGCGGGCGTGCCCTTCTACCTGCGGACCGGCAAGCGCCTGGGGCGCCGCGTCACGGAGATCGCCCTCGTGTTCAAGGAGGCGCCGCACCAGCCCTTCCTCGAGGGGCAGACGTCCTCGCTGGGGCAGAACGCGATCGTCATCCGCGTCCAGCCCGACGAGGGCGTGCTCATGCGCTTCGGCTCCAAGGTGCCCGGCTCCGCGATGGAGGTCCGTGACGTCAACATGGACTTCTCCTACGCGGAGGCCTTCACCGAGGCGTCCCCGGAGGCCTATGAGCGGCTCATCCTCGATGCGCTTCTCGACGAGTCCTCGCTCTTCCCCACCAACGAGGAGGTCGAGCTCTCCTGGGCGATCCTGGACCCGATCCTCGAGTTCTGGGCTGAGAAGGGCCAGCCCGAGGAGTACGAGTCCGGCACCTGGGGGCCCGCCTCCGCCGACCGCATGCTGGAACGGACCGGCCGCGCCTGGCGCCGCCCCTGA
- a CDS encoding glucose-6-phosphate dehydrogenase assembly protein OpcA produces the protein MKIELPDTDTRNIAASLLEAREHNSQTTGRVLTLIVVAALDDDVDHIISVTRDASHEHPARVLVLLTGREDADSRLDAEVRVGGHAGASEMVIMRITGEMVNHLAAVVTPLLLPDTPVVAWWPTTAPENPSGHPLGQLAQRRITNADHPDSESVLRLRRATYAPGDSDMVWSKITAWRGIVASSLDRHPHEDVEAAVLTGPADEPQIDIAAGWLADRLGVPVRREVCEPGNDARLFPIRRLKFERASGPVRVEVLDHRTVLVALPGRPESLVAMNERSDADCLSEELRHLDPDLAYANALRGLTRVKGINGHPASS, from the coding sequence TTGAAGATCGAACTGCCGGACACCGACACCCGGAACATCGCCGCCAGCCTGCTCGAGGCCCGGGAGCACAACTCCCAGACCACCGGGCGGGTGCTCACCCTCATCGTCGTCGCCGCGCTCGACGACGACGTCGACCACATCATCTCCGTCACCCGCGACGCCTCCCACGAGCACCCCGCCCGTGTGCTGGTGCTGCTCACCGGCCGGGAGGACGCTGACTCGCGTCTCGACGCCGAGGTGCGCGTCGGCGGTCACGCCGGCGCCTCGGAGATGGTCATCATGCGCATCACGGGCGAGATGGTCAACCACCTCGCCGCGGTGGTCACCCCCCTGCTGCTGCCGGACACCCCGGTCGTCGCCTGGTGGCCGACCACCGCGCCGGAGAACCCCTCCGGGCATCCGCTGGGCCAGCTGGCGCAGCGCCGCATCACCAACGCGGACCACCCGGACAGTGAGTCGGTCCTCCGGCTCCGCCGTGCCACCTACGCCCCCGGTGACTCCGACATGGTGTGGTCGAAGATCACCGCCTGGCGCGGTATCGTCGCCTCCTCCCTGGACCGTCACCCGCACGAGGACGTGGAGGCCGCCGTCCTCACCGGCCCGGCGGATGAGCCGCAGATCGACATCGCCGCCGGCTGGCTCGCCGACCGCCTCGGTGTGCCGGTCCGCCGGGAGGTGTGTGAACCGGGTAACGACGCCCGGCTCTTCCCCATCCGTCGTCTCAAGTTCGAACGCGCCTCCGGCCCGGTCCGCGTCGAGGTGCTCGACCACCGGACCGTGCTCGTCGCCCTGCCAGGGCGCCCGGAGTCGCTCGTCGCCATGAACGAGCGTTCCGACGCCGACTGCCTCTCCGAGGAACTGCGTCACCTCGACCCCGATCTCGCCTACGCCAACGCTCTGCGCGGACTCACCCGTGTGAAAGGAATCAATGGTCACCCTGCGTCGTCCTGA
- the pgl gene encoding 6-phosphogluconolactonase has product MVTLRRPDTLSTLLDQAATSLIDVVAALQTTGGGVHADGVARLVLTGGGAGIGLLERVRELEDADSRIDWSRVHVFFGDERNVPVSHEDSNEGQARTALLSHVDIPEANIHGYGADGGDMEDKARDYERTIAEVAPEGFDIHLLGMGHEGHINSLFPHTDAVREAERLVIAVTDSPKPPAERLTLTLPAVRRAEQVWLLVSGGNKAEAAAQIIARANPEDWPAAGAAGTEDTILYLTDDAATAL; this is encoded by the coding sequence ATGGTCACCCTGCGTCGTCCTGACACCCTGTCCACCCTGCTCGACCAGGCCGCCACGTCGCTCATCGACGTCGTCGCTGCCCTCCAGACCACCGGGGGCGGTGTCCACGCCGACGGTGTGGCCCGCCTGGTGCTCACCGGCGGCGGCGCCGGCATCGGCCTGCTGGAGCGCGTCCGTGAGCTCGAGGACGCCGACTCCCGCATCGACTGGTCCCGCGTCCACGTCTTCTTCGGCGACGAGCGCAACGTGCCCGTCTCCCACGAGGACTCCAACGAGGGGCAGGCGCGTACCGCCCTGCTCAGCCACGTCGACATCCCGGAGGCCAACATCCACGGCTACGGCGCCGACGGCGGCGACATGGAGGACAAGGCCCGCGACTACGAGCGGACCATCGCGGAGGTGGCCCCCGAGGGCTTCGACATCCACCTGCTCGGCATGGGCCACGAGGGTCACATCAACTCCCTGTTCCCCCACACCGACGCCGTCCGCGAGGCCGAGCGCCTGGTCATCGCCGTGACCGACTCCCCCAAGCCACCCGCCGAACGCCTCACCCTCACCCTGCCGGCCGTGCGCCGCGCGGAGCAGGTGTGGCTGCTGGTCTCCGGCGGGAACAAGGCCGAGGCCGCGGCGCAGATCATCGCGCGGGCCAACCCCGAGGACTGGCCCGCCGCCGGTGCCGCGGGCACGGAGGACACCATCCTCTATCTCACGGACGACGCCGCCACCGCTCTCTGA
- a CDS encoding pyridoxine/pyridoxamine 5'-phosphate oxidase, which yields MEMLRSLPTLSGHPPGELVDDPARDPVDLFTDWLEAAIDAGVPEPHAMTLSTVGEDGVPDARVLILKGVDTRGFAFASTASSRKGRQLAAHPVAAMTFWWQPLLRSVRVSGHVTEASPEETAADLAARSAEARADVAEGDWRLWRLVPERIEFWQGSTDRRHQRVIRERWRRRP from the coding sequence ATGGAGATGCTGCGTTCCCTGCCCACGCTCAGCGGCCACCCGCCCGGCGAGCTTGTCGACGACCCCGCCCGCGACCCCGTCGATCTCTTCACGGATTGGCTGGAGGCGGCCATCGACGCGGGCGTTCCCGAGCCGCACGCGATGACGTTGTCGACGGTGGGGGAGGACGGCGTGCCCGATGCCCGGGTGCTCATCCTCAAGGGGGTCGATACCCGGGGATTCGCGTTCGCCTCGACAGCGTCGAGCCGGAAGGGACGCCAGCTGGCCGCCCACCCCGTGGCGGCGATGACGTTCTGGTGGCAGCCGCTGCTGCGCTCGGTGCGGGTGAGCGGGCACGTGACCGAGGCGAGTCCGGAGGAGACGGCGGCGGATCTCGCCGCCCGCAGCGCAGAGGCACGGGCGGATGTCGCGGAAGGGGACTGGCGCCTGTGGCGGCTGGTGCCGGAGCGGATCGAGTTCTGGCAGGGCTCGACCGACCGGCGGCACCAGCGGGTGATCAGAGAGCGGTGGCGGCGTCGTCCGTGA
- the secG gene encoding preprotein translocase subunit SecG, whose product MTLALQIILVLTAVLMTVFVLLHKGKGGGLSSLFGGGMQSNLSGSTVVEKNLDRYTILMAVIWIACIVALNLIQAFAG is encoded by the coding sequence ATGACCCTCGCACTCCAGATCATCCTCGTGCTCACCGCCGTGCTCATGACGGTGTTCGTTCTGCTGCACAAGGGTAAGGGCGGCGGCCTGTCCAGCCTCTTCGGTGGCGGCATGCAGTCGAACCTCTCGGGTTCGACGGTCGTCGAGAAGAACCTCGACCGCTACACGATCCTCATGGCCGTCATCTGGATCGCCTGCATCGTGGCGCTGAACCTCATCCAGGCTTTCGCCGGCTAG
- the ppc gene encoding phosphoenolpyruvate carboxylase gives MTVRDHLQEDIRYLGRILGQVIAEQEGEDVFNLVEHARQQAFEVAKGNASLEVLVDLFRNIEPERATPVIRAFSHFALMANLAEDIHDDFHRERILDEGGAPDSTLNATWEKFREAGVSAADIERSLSAGLVAPVLTAHPTETRRRTVFDAQKHITELMLQRHAVQDAEPNARTEDRLAEIERNIRRRMTILWQTALIRQARPRIEDEIEVGLRYYTLSLLREIPALNRHVVDTLTERFGADLRNSAGQAIVRPGSWIGGDHDGNPFVTADTLDYASRRAAQTVLKYYVTQLHALEHELSLSDRMTSVTVELVALAGRGKNDVPSRVDEPYRRAVHGVRGRILATTAALIGEDAVEGVWHREHEPYGSPQEFEADLRVIDTSLRASHDEIIADDRLSSIRAAVASFGFHLYSIDLRQNSESFENVLTEVFATAHVHPNYDTLREEVKIELLTRELQTPRPLVPRGYRGFSEPTQRELDLISQAADSVARFGEQMIPHQIISMAQSVSDILEPMVLLKEVGLIQANGQGPTGSVDIIPLFETIDDLQAGAGILRELWDLPIYRAYLAQRGDIQEVMLGYSDSNKDGGYFAANWALYDAETDLVKVGREYGVRLRLFHGRGGTVGRGGGPSYDALLAQPQGAVDGSVRITEQGEIISAKYGSPRTARRNLEALVSATLEASLLTVDDLADRARATQIMSELAQISRRKYSELVHEDPGFIPYFTQSTPLDEIGSLNIGSRPTARKQTKGVDDLRAIPWVLAWSQSRVLLPGWFGVGTALAEWIGEGEDRDERIAELRELYESWPFFTSIMSNMAQVMSKAGMDLAELYARLIDDREVAERVHGVITEEFELTREMFSTVTGSAELLADNPALARSVRRRFPYLLPLNIIQLELLRRHRAGDSRRAVSRGIQLTMNGLATALRNSG, from the coding sequence ATGACCGTCCGCGATCATCTGCAGGAAGACATCCGCTACCTCGGCCGTATCCTCGGCCAGGTCATCGCGGAACAGGAGGGCGAGGACGTGTTCAACCTCGTCGAGCACGCCCGCCAGCAGGCCTTCGAGGTGGCCAAGGGCAACGCCTCCCTGGAGGTGCTCGTCGACCTGTTCCGGAACATCGAGCCGGAGCGCGCGACCCCGGTGATCCGGGCGTTCAGCCACTTCGCCCTGATGGCGAACCTCGCGGAGGACATCCACGACGACTTCCACCGGGAGCGCATCCTCGATGAGGGCGGGGCCCCCGACTCCACCCTCAACGCCACGTGGGAGAAGTTCCGGGAGGCCGGCGTCAGTGCCGCGGACATCGAGAGGTCGCTGTCTGCCGGGCTCGTCGCCCCGGTGCTCACCGCCCACCCGACGGAGACCCGCCGCCGCACCGTCTTCGACGCCCAGAAGCACATCACCGAGCTCATGCTGCAGCGGCACGCCGTCCAGGACGCGGAGCCGAACGCCCGCACCGAGGACCGTCTCGCGGAGATCGAGCGCAACATCCGCCGCCGCATGACCATCCTGTGGCAGACCGCGCTCATCCGGCAGGCCCGCCCCCGCATCGAGGACGAGATCGAGGTCGGCCTGCGCTACTACACGCTCTCCCTGCTCCGGGAGATCCCGGCGCTCAACCGGCACGTCGTCGACACGCTCACGGAGCGTTTCGGCGCCGACCTGCGCAACAGCGCCGGTCAGGCCATCGTCCGCCCGGGCTCCTGGATCGGCGGCGACCACGACGGCAACCCCTTCGTCACCGCCGACACACTGGACTACGCTTCCCGACGCGCCGCCCAGACCGTCCTCAAGTACTACGTCACGCAGCTCCACGCCCTCGAGCACGAGCTGAGCCTCTCCGACCGCATGACCTCCGTCACCGTGGAGCTCGTCGCCCTCGCCGGGCGGGGAAAGAACGACGTCCCCTCGCGTGTCGACGAGCCCTACCGCCGCGCCGTCCACGGCGTCCGGGGCCGCATCCTCGCCACGACCGCGGCGCTCATCGGGGAGGACGCCGTCGAGGGCGTCTGGCACCGCGAGCATGAGCCCTACGGCTCCCCGCAGGAGTTCGAGGCGGACCTCAGGGTCATCGACACCTCGCTGCGTGCCTCCCACGACGAGATCATCGCCGACGACCGTCTCAGCTCCATCCGGGCGGCCGTCGCCTCCTTCGGGTTCCACCTGTACTCGATCGACCTGCGACAGAACTCCGAGTCCTTCGAGAACGTCCTCACCGAGGTCTTCGCCACCGCGCACGTCCACCCCAACTACGACACGCTGCGGGAGGAGGTGAAGATCGAGCTGCTCACCCGCGAACTGCAGACCCCGCGCCCCCTCGTCCCGCGCGGCTACCGGGGCTTCTCCGAGCCGACCCAGCGGGAGCTCGACCTCATCTCCCAGGCCGCGGACTCCGTCGCCCGCTTCGGCGAGCAGATGATCCCGCACCAGATCATCTCCATGGCGCAGTCGGTCAGCGACATCCTCGAGCCGATGGTGCTGCTCAAGGAGGTCGGCCTCATCCAGGCCAACGGCCAGGGCCCGACCGGCAGCGTCGACATCATCCCGCTGTTCGAGACGATCGACGACCTCCAGGCCGGCGCCGGCATCCTCCGTGAGCTGTGGGACCTGCCGATCTACCGGGCGTACCTCGCCCAGCGCGGCGACATCCAGGAGGTCATGCTCGGCTACTCGGACTCCAACAAGGACGGCGGCTACTTCGCCGCCAACTGGGCGCTCTACGACGCCGAGACCGACCTGGTGAAGGTCGGCCGCGAGTACGGTGTGCGCCTGCGACTCTTCCACGGCCGCGGCGGCACCGTCGGCCGTGGTGGCGGCCCCTCCTACGACGCGCTCCTCGCCCAGCCGCAGGGGGCGGTCGACGGTTCCGTGCGCATCACCGAGCAGGGCGAGATCATCTCGGCCAAGTACGGCTCCCCGCGTACGGCCCGCCGCAACCTGGAGGCACTGGTCTCCGCGACGCTCGAGGCCAGCCTGCTCACCGTCGACGACCTCGCCGACCGGGCCCGCGCGACGCAGATAATGAGCGAACTCGCGCAGATCTCCCGCCGCAAGTACTCCGAGCTCGTCCACGAGGACCCGGGGTTCATCCCGTACTTCACCCAGTCGACCCCGCTCGACGAGATCGGCTCCCTCAACATCGGCTCCCGCCCGACCGCCCGCAAGCAGACCAAGGGCGTCGACGATCTCCGCGCCATCCCGTGGGTGCTCGCCTGGTCCCAGTCGCGTGTGCTGCTGCCGGGCTGGTTCGGCGTCGGCACGGCCCTGGCCGAGTGGATCGGGGAGGGGGAGGACAGGGACGAGCGCATCGCCGAGCTGCGGGAGCTCTACGAGTCCTGGCCCTTCTTCACCTCGATCATGTCCAACATGGCGCAGGTCATGTCGAAGGCGGGCATGGATCTCGCGGAGCTCTACGCCCGGCTCATCGACGACCGGGAGGTCGCCGAGCGCGTCCACGGTGTCATCACGGAGGAGTTCGAGCTCACCCGCGAGATGTTCAGCACCGTCACCGGCAGCGCCGAGCTGCTCGCCGACAACCCGGCGCTGGCCCGTTCGGTGCGCAGGCGCTTCCCGTACCTGCTGCCGCTCAACATCATCCAGCTGGAGCTGCTGCGCCGCCACCGTGCCGGCGACTCCCGACGCGCCGTGTCCCGCGGCATCCAGCTGACGATGAACGGACTCGCCACCGCACTGCGCAACTCCGGGTAG
- the tpiA gene encoding triose-phosphate isomerase, with translation MARTPLIAGNWKMNLDHHQAIATVQKLDFALPKEYYEKVDVAVTVPFTDLRSVQTLVDGDKLKVTYGAQDVSRHESGAYTGEVSAQMLAKLGCTWVVVGHSERREYHNESDELVAAKAAAALRHGMSPIVCVGEPLEIREAGTHVDYVVEQTRASLAGLSAEDLSNTVIAYEPVWAIGTGKVASAADAQEVCAAIRGLVRELAGDEVADGIRILYGGSVKTDSVAEIVGQPDVDGGLVGGASLDGEEFAKLAAAAASVV, from the coding sequence ATGGCACGCACCCCCCTCATCGCCGGCAACTGGAAGATGAACCTGGACCACCACCAGGCCATCGCCACCGTGCAGAAGCTCGACTTCGCCCTGCCGAAGGAGTACTACGAGAAGGTCGACGTCGCCGTCACCGTCCCGTTCACCGACCTCCGTTCCGTGCAGACGCTCGTCGACGGGGACAAGCTCAAGGTCACCTACGGTGCCCAGGACGTCTCCCGGCACGAGTCCGGCGCGTACACCGGTGAGGTCTCCGCTCAGATGCTCGCCAAGCTCGGCTGCACCTGGGTCGTCGTCGGCCACTCCGAGCGCCGCGAGTACCACAACGAGTCCGACGAGCTGGTCGCCGCGAAGGCCGCTGCCGCCCTCCGCCACGGCATGAGCCCGATCGTGTGCGTCGGCGAGCCGCTGGAGATCCGCGAGGCCGGCACCCACGTCGACTACGTCGTCGAGCAGACCCGTGCCTCCCTGGCCGGCCTGTCCGCCGAGGACCTGTCCAACACCGTCATCGCCTACGAGCCCGTGTGGGCCATCGGCACCGGCAAGGTCGCCTCCGCGGCCGATGCCCAGGAGGTCTGTGCGGCGATCCGCGGTCTCGTCCGCGAGCTGGCCGGTGACGAGGTCGCCGACGGCATCCGCATCCTCTACGGCGGTTCCGTCAAGACCGACTCGGTCGCCGAGATCGTCGGTCAGCCCGACGTCGACGGTGGTCTCGTCGGTGGCGCCTCGCTCGACGGCGAGGAGTTCGCCAAGCTGGCGGCCGCCGCGGCGTCCGTCGTCTAG
- the pgk gene encoding phosphoglycerate kinase has product MTVKTLQDLLDEGVDGRHILVRSDFNVPLNDAGEITDAGRITASLPTLKALVEGGAKVIVMAHLGRPKGEVNPKYSLAPVAEALSEALGQYVALAGDVTGEDAHERANGLTEGDVLLLENVRFDARETSKDEAERGAFADELAALAADNGAFVSDGFGVVHRAQASVYDVAKRLPAYAGNLVEKEISVLEKTATNPESPYVVVLGGSKVSDKLGVIEALAGKADKIIIGGGMCYTFLNAQGYNTQKSLLQEEMIDTCKDLLERFGDKIVLPVDLVAAAEFSADSEHKVVALDEIPEGWLSPDIGPESVKKFADVLATSKTVFWNGPMGVFEMAPFSKGTEGVAKAIIDATANNGSFSVVGGGDSAASVRVLGLDEDGFSHISTGGGASLEFLEGKELPGVSVLDR; this is encoded by the coding sequence ATGACCGTGAAGACTCTGCAGGACCTGCTCGACGAGGGCGTCGACGGCCGCCACATCCTCGTCCGCTCCGACTTCAACGTCCCGCTCAACGACGCCGGTGAGATCACCGACGCGGGCCGCATCACCGCCTCCCTGCCCACCCTCAAGGCGCTCGTCGAGGGTGGCGCGAAGGTCATCGTCATGGCCCACCTGGGCCGCCCGAAGGGCGAGGTCAACCCGAAGTACTCCCTGGCCCCGGTCGCCGAGGCCCTCTCCGAGGCACTCGGCCAGTACGTCGCCCTCGCCGGCGACGTCACCGGTGAGGACGCCCACGAGCGCGCCAACGGCCTGACCGAGGGCGACGTCCTGCTCCTCGAGAACGTGCGTTTCGACGCCCGCGAGACCTCCAAGGACGAGGCCGAGCGCGGCGCCTTCGCCGACGAGCTCGCCGCCCTGGCCGCCGACAACGGCGCCTTCGTCTCCGACGGTTTCGGTGTCGTCCACCGTGCGCAGGCCTCCGTCTACGACGTCGCCAAGCGTCTCCCGGCCTACGCCGGCAACCTGGTGGAGAAGGAGATCTCCGTCCTGGAGAAGACCGCCACCAACCCGGAGTCCCCGTACGTCGTCGTCCTCGGCGGCTCCAAGGTCTCCGACAAGCTGGGCGTCATCGAGGCTCTGGCCGGCAAGGCCGACAAGATCATCATCGGTGGCGGCATGTGCTACACCTTCCTCAACGCCCAGGGCTACAACACCCAGAAGTCCCTGCTGCAGGAGGAGATGATCGACACCTGCAAGGACCTCCTCGAGCGTTTCGGCGACAAGATCGTCCTCCCGGTGGACCTCGTGGCCGCCGCCGAGTTCTCCGCCGACTCCGAGCACAAGGTCGTCGCCCTCGACGAGATCCCGGAGGGCTGGCTGTCCCCGGACATCGGCCCGGAGTCCGTCAAGAAGTTCGCCGACGTCCTCGCCACCTCCAAGACCGTCTTCTGGAACGGCCCGATGGGTGTCTTCGAGATGGCACCGTTCTCCAAGGGCACCGAGGGCGTCGCCAAGGCCATCATCGACGCGACCGCGAACAACGGTTCCTTCTCCGTCGTCGGTGGCGGCGACTCCGCAGCCTCCGTCCGCGTGCTCGGCCTGGACGAGGACGGCTTCTCCCACATCTCCACCGGCGGCGGCGCCTCCCTCGAGTTCCTCGAGGGCAAGGAGCTCCCGGGCGTTTCCGTCCTGGACCGCTAA